The Nocardia arthritidis genome has a window encoding:
- the ftsY gene encoding signal recognition particle-docking protein FtsY produces MSAEVWILIAAVAAVLLVALVAGFVRYRSRRVSLTPSDERKELTDKSGGYTASGGFTFSQGGTATKPEPAPIERTDTEGQPHVGDDAAIPRDAPRRGITNVQLPTEDVESTEAARESAAPTGQPDAAADGDAATESGTATAEPRGATGSGTTAAESRSATESGATTAESQAADGSGATTAEPDAATESGTTTAEPATGSGGATAGSGTTTRGSGAAAESGTATPESAPTAAESAPVAEPEVVAPSDAAAAATAPPLDTIEPTTGRLERLRGRLSRSQNAVGKSLLGLLGGGDLDEESWEEVEDTLVLADLGTASTAAVVDRLREEMAGRSVRTAEQAREVLREVLIDALRPELDRAVRALPHADHPSILLVVGVNGTGKTTTTGKLARVLVADGRRVLLGAADTFRAAAADQLQTWGERVGADTVRGREGADPAAVAFDAVAAGIERGVDAVLIDTAGRLHTKTGLMDELGKVKRVVEKKAAVDEVLLVLDATVGQNGLMQARVFAEVVDITGVVLTKLDGTAKGGIVFQVQHELGVPVKLVGLGEGADDLAPFEPAAFVDALLG; encoded by the coding sequence GTGAGTGCCGAAGTGTGGATCCTGATCGCCGCCGTCGCCGCCGTGTTGTTGGTGGCCCTGGTCGCCGGTTTCGTCCGGTACCGGAGCAGGCGTGTCTCGCTGACGCCGTCCGACGAGCGGAAAGAGCTGACCGACAAGTCGGGCGGTTACACGGCGTCGGGTGGATTCACCTTCAGCCAGGGCGGGACCGCGACCAAACCGGAACCCGCCCCGATCGAGCGGACCGATACCGAGGGCCAGCCGCACGTCGGCGATGACGCGGCGATACCGCGGGACGCACCGCGGCGCGGCATCACCAATGTTCAGTTGCCCACGGAGGATGTCGAATCCACCGAGGCCGCGAGGGAATCCGCCGCGCCGACCGGGCAACCCGATGCGGCGGCCGATGGCGATGCCGCGACCGAATCCGGCACCGCGACGGCCGAGCCTCGGGGTGCGACCGGGTCCGGCACAACAGCCGCCGAATCCCGAAGCGCCACTGAATCCGGTGCGACGACCGCCGAATCTCAGGCCGCGGACGGGTCCGGTGCGACGACCGCCGAACCCGACGCCGCGACCGAGTCCGGCACGACGACCGCCGAACCGGCGACCGGGTCCGGCGGCGCGACCGCAGGCTCCGGCACGACGACCCGTGGCTCCGGTGCAGCCGCCGAATCCGGCACGGCCACCCCGGAATCGGCACCGACAGCCGCGGAATCCGCGCCTGTTGCCGAACCCGAGGTAGTCGCCCCGTCCGATGCCGCCGCCGCGGCCACCGCCCCGCCGCTCGACACCATCGAACCGACCACCGGCCGCCTGGAACGCCTACGCGGCAGGCTGTCCCGTTCGCAGAACGCCGTCGGCAAGTCGCTGCTCGGTCTGCTCGGCGGCGGCGACCTGGACGAGGAATCGTGGGAGGAGGTCGAGGACACGCTGGTGCTCGCCGACCTCGGCACCGCCAGCACGGCCGCCGTCGTCGACCGTTTGCGCGAGGAGATGGCCGGCCGCAGCGTGCGCACCGCCGAACAGGCCCGCGAGGTGCTGCGCGAGGTGCTGATCGATGCGCTGCGCCCGGAACTGGATCGCGCGGTGCGCGCGCTGCCGCATGCGGACCATCCGTCGATCCTGCTGGTGGTCGGCGTGAACGGCACCGGAAAGACCACCACCACCGGCAAATTGGCGCGGGTGCTGGTCGCCGACGGCCGCCGGGTGCTGCTCGGCGCGGCCGACACCTTCCGCGCCGCCGCCGCGGATCAACTGCAGACCTGGGGCGAGCGGGTCGGCGCGGATACCGTGCGCGGCCGCGAGGGCGCCGATCCGGCGGCTGTCGCCTTCGACGCGGTGGCCGCGGGTATCGAGCGCGGCGTCGACGCGGTGCTGATCGATACCGCGGGCCGCCTGCACACCAAGACCGGTCTGATGGATGAGCTGGGCAAGGTCAAGCGGGTGGTGGAGAAGAAGGCCGCCGTCGACGAGGTGCTGCTGGTGCTCGACGCCACCGTCGGACAGAACGGCCTGATGCAGGCGCGGGTGTTCGCCGAGGTGGTCGACATCACCGGCGTGGTGCTGACCAAACTGGACGGAACGGCCAAGGGCGGCATCGTCTTCCAGGTGCAGCACGAACTCGGCGTCCCGGTGAAGCTGGTCGGTCTCGGCGAGGGCGCCGACGACCTGGCCCCGTTCGAACCGGCGGCTTTCGTGGACGCACTGCTGGGTTGA
- a CDS encoding DUF2237 family protein produces the protein MTDRNVLGGPLEECGTDPLTGFYRDGCCSTGPEDLGSHTVCTVVTAEFLEHQASIGNDLSTPRPENNFPGLQPGDRWCVVAVRWLHAHEDGVAAPVVLAATHENALEVISMDILRKYAVDVPDDVSDLL, from the coding sequence GTGACCGATCGAAACGTGCTTGGGGGGCCGCTGGAAGAGTGCGGCACCGATCCACTCACCGGCTTCTACCGGGACGGCTGCTGCAGCACCGGGCCGGAGGATCTGGGTAGCCACACCGTGTGCACCGTCGTCACGGCCGAGTTCCTGGAACACCAGGCATCCATCGGCAACGATCTGAGTACGCCGCGCCCGGAGAACAACTTTCCGGGCCTGCAGCCCGGAGACCGGTGGTGTGTGGTGGCCGTGCGTTGGTTGCACGCGCACGAGGACGGTGTCGCCGCACCCGTCGTGCTGGCGGCGACCCATGAAAACGCGCTGGAAGTGATCTCCATGGATATCTTGCGCAAATACGCCGTCGACGTGCCCGACGACGTCAGCGACCTGCTGTAG